The Opitutales bacterium ASA1 genome window below encodes:
- the trpE gene encoding anthranilate synthase component I yields the protein MHLQPSRSEFEKLSAQGNIVPVFTEVLADLETPVSAYARLRAKGPSFLLESIEGGENLSRYSIIGCSPRKIFRCGPAESTITHADGREERLPTPQDPLRLLESDMARYKPVDLPGTPRFVGGAVGFLGYEYISRIEPTVPVAAHDTLHTPLLYFILADSLVIFDRARQTMRLQVNAHLAEGVSPDAAYEAAEASLRALLDALRMPLDLKPAALPDIGRPLVPPGNFTQDGFETLVDRTKEYIRAGDIIQVVLSQRFERSFSGSPLDLYRALRTVNPSPYMFILEAGDFSIVGASPEVHVRLTDGRVETRPIAGTRPRGKSPREDEAMERELLADEKERAEHLMLVDLARNDIGRVCQYGSITVPEFMIVERYSHVMHIVSQVEGALNEHSNAFDLMRATFPAGTVSGAPKIRAMQIIGEYEQEQRGFYAGVLGWFGYDGALDSCIMLRTALLRDGKVIIQSGAGLVADSVPVSEFNETIFKASALFKAVALADSI from the coding sequence ATGCACCTTCAGCCGTCCCGCAGCGAATTCGAGAAGCTCTCCGCACAGGGCAATATCGTCCCGGTTTTCACCGAAGTCCTCGCCGATCTCGAAACACCCGTCTCGGCCTATGCGCGACTGCGCGCCAAAGGGCCGTCGTTCCTGCTGGAGTCGATCGAAGGCGGCGAGAACCTCTCCCGCTACAGCATCATCGGTTGCAGTCCGCGAAAGATCTTCCGATGCGGTCCCGCGGAAAGCACGATCACCCACGCCGACGGCCGAGAAGAACGCCTGCCGACACCGCAGGATCCACTTCGGTTGCTCGAGAGCGACATGGCACGATACAAGCCGGTCGACCTACCCGGCACCCCACGTTTCGTCGGGGGTGCAGTCGGGTTTCTCGGCTACGAGTACATCTCCCGGATCGAGCCCACCGTTCCGGTCGCCGCGCACGATACGCTGCACACGCCTCTACTCTACTTCATCCTCGCCGACTCGCTGGTCATCTTCGACCGCGCCCGCCAGACGATGCGGCTGCAAGTGAACGCGCACCTCGCGGAAGGCGTATCGCCCGACGCGGCATACGAGGCGGCCGAGGCCTCGCTGCGCGCGTTGCTCGATGCTTTGCGCATGCCGTTGGACCTGAAGCCGGCGGCCCTGCCCGATATCGGACGCCCCCTCGTACCTCCGGGGAATTTCACCCAAGACGGCTTCGAAACGCTCGTCGACCGCACGAAGGAATACATCCGAGCCGGCGACATCATTCAAGTGGTGCTCTCACAGCGGTTCGAACGCTCGTTCTCCGGATCTCCCCTCGATCTCTACCGCGCGCTCCGGACGGTGAACCCTTCGCCTTACATGTTCATCCTCGAAGCCGGCGATTTTTCCATCGTCGGTGCTTCGCCGGAAGTCCACGTGCGACTGACCGACGGCCGCGTCGAAACTCGGCCGATCGCCGGCACCCGCCCACGCGGGAAGTCTCCTCGAGAAGACGAAGCGATGGAGCGAGAACTTCTCGCAGACGAGAAAGAGCGAGCCGAACACTTGATGCTGGTCGACTTGGCGCGCAACGACATCGGTCGAGTGTGCCAGTACGGCTCGATCACCGTCCCGGAGTTCATGATCGTGGAGCGCTACTCCCACGTCATGCACATTGTCTCACAGGTAGAAGGCGCGTTGAACGAGCACAGCAACGCCTTCGATCTGATGCGCGCGACTTTTCCGGCGGGCACGGTCAGCGGTGCCCCCAAGATCCGCGCGATGCAGATCATCGGCGAGTACGAGCAAGAGCAGCGCGGATTTTACGCCGGCGTGCTCGGGTGGTTCGGTTACGATGGGGCGCTCGACTCGTGTATCATGTTGCGCACCGCTTTGTTGCGTGACGGGAAGGTGATCATCCAATCCGGCGCGGGACTCGTCGCCGACTCCGTGCCGGTGAGCGAATTCAACGAGACCATCTTCAAGGCCTCTGCTCTCTTCAAAGCAGTCGCGCTCGCGGACTCGATCTGA